From the genome of Periplaneta americana isolate PAMFEO1 chromosome 17, P.americana_PAMFEO1_priV1, whole genome shotgun sequence:
tttccattgctggttgtcacaatcaaaaaattaagacaacgtttcgaagggtggttctcccttcgtcttcaggtggaaggaaggagagaaaggaaacaacctactgttgggatcgttacgtacagctattctgtatgactgatccagTAGgttttggatttccagcctccgtgactttcaatgttgtgatgtcgCCGCCAGCATCTACTAAAATTATCGCAGAACTCCTGCGAAAACAGTGGCCTGTGTATAAATTGGAGTTGGGGAGATTAAGGTATAGTCCTATTTCTTTCCCCAAATTTCCCAGTTTATTTATACCGACATTCTGCATGGTACATTTTCCATGTTGGTAATTTATAAAGAAGGCGGGAGTGTTGCATGTTTTTGGACGTAGATTTATGTATTTCTGACATATATCATAGTTCTTTCCTGTTACCGTAAAGATTCTTGTTCAGTTTGTCTTAGTATTTGGGTTAGTAACTACCATAGTTGATCCAATATCTTTTACATTATCAACTTTTAATTGATGTAACTCATGTCTTCGGCAAGCACCCATTATTCCAAAAATTGTTGCTACCTGTAACGATATGAATCACGTTACCAAATATTTCCCCCCTCGCCAATTACTACATATATGCTAATTGTAAGAAAGTAATTAGTAATATGAAGATAATATAGGGTATTTACTTTTATCATGAGGTATTTAATATCAGGTGCTTCATTTATAAATGTCTCCAATTCATCAGGTGAAAATGTTTGCCTTTATATCCCAGCTGTTCAATTTTGAGTACTTAGATAAGTCAATTTGGTGCTTAATATTCAGTGTTGATTTCAAAATAGAGTAGTGAGTACACAAGGTCGATTATTTCATATTTAGCGACAGTTCTTCAAAGTACACCGCAATACATCTTCCGAAAATGAGTTTACGGATTTTGATTTTCTCCAATCCATGAATTGTACATAGAATTTTTCGTACatctttcttgatttttctgGCAATAAGTTATTAGTCACATCGAGTGCTGTTGCCGAAATTTCCGGCGGTGTAAGTTGCAGCTCCTTATCATTAGTATCCGCCATTTTTACTTTATCTAaactcgcgctagttgtcttttgactcgatatccgagaataatcgatacttgcgctttcatattgctacaatggtattttctgattcgtggaacacctgaactctaatgaataagtgtactttaaaggcgtccattaaagggcttctaccaggtgtataatttcggcatggtcgaggataaaGTCCATTATGAGTGATTTGTAATGTGATGACGACATATGTTACGAAGAATTAAGTTCAAAAgacgaatataattttaatatgagaacaAACTCGGAAGGCCGAGAAAGAAGAGTTGAAGAAACGATCGAACAACGTAAAATCCCAAACTAGTTCTCACACagtacacaactggcgcatgtGTCGAAAGGagttcggtattagttcggaacgttttctgaattgcttgctggagcAAACCTGACGTTAGCAGCATTTAAGAGAATAGAATTGCAAGCCACGGTTTCCACAGATTTAGCATTTCCCTCCCCAGAATGTACACGTAAATGTTTTCTTAGAGAACTCGTAcacgagaaacactttccacatacaTCACATTTAAATGGTTTCTCGCCTGAATGTGTACGTTCATGTTTTATTACGTTACCAGAATCCGAAAAAAGCTTTCCACACACGTTGCACTTGTATGGCTTGTCGCCAGTATGTTGCCGTTCATGCCTTATTACGGAATTCGAATGCGAGAAACTTTTTCCACAGACGTGGCACTTGTACGGTTTCACGCCAGTATGTTGTCGTTCATGAGTCATTAGATGACTTGATTGCGAGAAACTCTTACCGCAGATATCGCACGTGTACGGTTTCTCTCCGGTATGCTGCCTTTCATGCGCTACTAAGTGACATGATTGTGAGTAACTCTTTCCACAATCTTGGCACTTGTATGGCTTCTCGACGGTGTGTTGGCGTTCGTGCCTCGTGAGAGAGCACATCCgggagaaacattttccacacacatcgcatttAAATGGTTTCTCGCGTGAATGTATTCGTTGATGACTTACGAGGTTACCCTGACGTGAGAGAGACTTTCCACAAATATTACACTTATACAGAGTCTTACCAATGTGATTGAGCACATGATATTTCAGATTTCTCTTATGTGACAAACACTTTCCACACTCATCGCATTTGAATTCCTTCCTGCCTGTATGCTTGGGGATACACTTTTTCAAAGCACTCGAAAACGACGAACACATTTCAGAGGCATTCTGTGTAACTTGATTCATATCAGTGCGATTCTGCGCACGTTGTTGCGAGGAAATGGAGGCGTTGGGACGCTGATAAAGAGCCAACTGCAATTCATGTGCAATACCGCCACAGCCTGACACCATGCCATCTGCAACACTGTGGTGCAAATATACGTCAACAACATAAATGTACAAGGCAGAACATTTCAGTTAAAAGTAGTTTTCAATCTCTCACTAATTTATATGTTGCAGAACATTTATAATTTGACGAAGTACCACCTCTGACTTACAGTACAATACTGATCAGGAACCTGGATGGCAGAATACTACAAAAGTGTTAAGCTATGGTTCCGCTATGACGATCATCGCCGAGCGAACAACGCCACTCGATTAGCTCTATATATGCAGCTGGTTTCTTTACGACGTTCACCGCTGGCTGCAGCGATGTGCGTCAGCGTTCATCGCTCTGGATTGATTTGACTTCAAATTGAGAGCGCTGATCGTCGtacattcagaaaacaaaagaatgacgaTAAAGCAATATGGCTTCAAAACATGTATTTAGAACTTCTCAACAATaaatgacattttaattaattttgtttctagtCATATCCTGCATGTATGATATGGGTTAGAAAGTATATGGAGCTgcccataaaaataaatgttgtggAAGGTAGTTGGTGAAATTATAGGGAAGAGTGGTAAAGTAACTTGTTTTCGAGATAGGATAATATGCGAATAGGTACAttagaaaaacaatattacaaatgaaCTTTTTAATGACCGCGGTTATAAAAATGCCGAATTGCGTGTTTTAAGCAGGGATATATAAATAGGGTGTCAAGAGAAGCTCTTCCACGAAATTTCAACCTTTAATAACGACGATTGCAGTAATTTAGGTCTAATTAATTAGCCTACTTGagactattttaaaattcaaatgaagtgtgtcttATCATTAGATTTCAGTTGAATAGCTTGGCCATAGCTTGAATATTGAAACCACTACAATTTATaacgaacaatgtaatttatttgttgaCATGATTTGCTCGCTCGGAAAATacaggtatttttccagaaaagctacaaCAAAGATGGCACAATATTCTTTCCCTTCACTGACTTCTGCAAGCTTtagctacatactgtatattgataAACAAGGACCTAGTATTAGTCTGCAGCCGCATGTATTTTCAATACGGAATAAAAATCGTTTAATGCCTACctatatattctaatgcactgttgtagccccaCCCCACTTGTTAAtttaccaacataacatgcgaCAGATCCAGGATGAATGACTGTATCCATGTGGTCAGTTTCCTTAGTATTGCTCCTGCACCTGTCGAGTATTACGTTTGTAACAAGCAGACGGGGAAGCtacatatttctgaaaattatagaatttaataaacatgaattgTTTTAACACAATTGCAATATCATTTTACGGTACCGGTAGGCCTATCTTAAAGTAATAGATAATTTCTTGCTGGATGGTTTTTCAACAAATGAAGTAGGATTTCTCTTCACATCACTTTcaattaaagataaaataaaattgaactgcTCTATGGTAAGTATAAAACagtctttaaatttaatttgatcagtaggcctaagtatatgtCTACAAATTAGCGCATTGAAACATCCTTCTGTACGTCTGGTTTTAAACATATAATTGGTTTGGAGTCTCTGTCTATTAGTGCTACATTATATTTAATTCGATcataggaacaactggataatacgcacggcagaccaatatcgatagtcgactctactcgctggccactagtcaccgggccgtaccgagccctatcaaacaaaatataatcgaaatggtggtagtcaaattcgcgactatattcttaaataattcactccattagtcaagttcaaggttttatgtagtacaacggcggtttttttaatgcattaaatgaaaatgaagatgtaataagataataaactaggttatcacaaggaaattaacaggaaaaaaggcgtgtttcacggaatacaattaaaatgacggaaagtaaatttccggttaatgttcgccaaagcgtaaagtacgtaattatgacggcgttgctgttttatttctggcctatagaaaaatacctagccttttacgaaaaaaaaaattaaggaccatgaaattattcaccgctttcattataggcctattattttttaacaatattacgaatcaaaaactgtcatattatataattttaactactacatggacgaaccaaatcaagctaacctaacctaacctaaccaaagctaacctaacctaaccaaagctaagctaagctaacctaacctaacctaaccaaagctaagctaacctaaccaaaactaatctaacctaaccaaagctaatttaacctaacctaagctaacctaacctaagctaacctaaccaaagctaacctaacctaaccgaagctaagctaacctaaccaaaactaatctaacctaaccaaagctaatttaacctaacctaagctaacctaagctaagctaatctaagctaacctaacataacataaccttcgtaaatgaaaggcctgtaaccggagcaagaagggatctcaatcatttaatctgcaagtacacgcaaaaataaattcaagtaagaatcacgctcccactgcatgagaggtccgcgcatgcgctacagcaaaactgtttctgtcccgagcctctcatctaaggcactcgtcataatttactcgcaatatttacgcaaatacacattgtctcaataatgttcagaacgaaggaggtagacagagagagaaaaaatttctcccaccaactacgccacacaccaacgtcacgttcttatgttggtgacattgtgtatttacttaaatttggtgctaaacgtaacggcacggttcaaagtgaccgtgctaattctccagtatagcgcgaTCATATTCTTTTTCCTCAAGAAGtaatacagtcattattttttccctatttaaagCCATTTTAACAACTTGTAAATTCTCAAGTTCATTGTTAAACAGCTGGAGACAATCGATATTAATCTGCGATGTCCTCGATCGACCGATTCTTGATTCTTAGAAATCGATTATTCTCTACAGCAAAGACAGCGATGTTCGCTGTCAAAGGAAACCGCATAGCCGACGTTGAGCACTGAGCGATCATCATCAGCGTTGTTtgctcggcgatgatcgccatagCGGAACCATAGCTTTACAGGAAACTATTCAAGGTACATGATTctccacaatattgaaatactgGAGCTTAATGATTTGGCAGAGAGAACATTCTGTGACATCAGAGATGTTAAATGTCACCACATTTAAGCATAGACAATACGAGGATTTGAATATGGTAGTTTGTATGTATTAATTAAACTACAATTGCCAATTGCGTGGAAAATGCTTGCATATGTTTATAATTTCTGCTTATGGATAATCTTAGAGGCTTGCCAGGAAATATTTTATGAGCAATGGAACACTGCACTGAATTCACGTTCTGTGCGAGAGAGAATAATTATGATATGCTTCCTAACATTAATCATCTAGAACAACTTGTACTGTGTCCTTGGCGAAATCTGCCCCATTAATTGTAACCATCGAGCTATCGATGACGTCAGATGCAGTTGTGCCAGTTGAATCTGGCGCGTTTTCATCCATTTCATGAGACATTCATTCTCATTAATCACATTTAATATAAGACTTGGGTTTGGAGTCATGGATGAGCTCTGCCCCTTCACCAACCACGTGTACAACTATTGTTCTCTGCCTAGCACAGCTACTGGTTTTGTATCATGACAGCAATATTTCCTGATGGTATTGTAGGTGTGGACCCATCTTTCATTTGTGTAAACCACACATTTCTGTACAATACTTCattctcaaatatttttttaaatttttaaattttcttcaacTTTTGAGCTTCCAACCTtcagacagttggctaaacaacaacaatcccaTGTCTATTGCAATCCTCTGGAAGGTATAATGTGTAACTAATGCATTGCATTGTACAGTTTACAAAGAGTGAAAATCATTCGCTTGACCTCGTGATATTCATCGCACTATACACTGATCGAATTCGTTCAAACGTCTTTTTCTGGCGTGTTACAATTTTCTCACCACTACTCTCTAGGAGTACTGTCCTCTTATTTCTCAGTTGTTCACTACATTCTGTACTGTCCTTGAACGTTTCCTTACAGCTACAGCTGCCCGAACAATAATTCTTTCCAATGATATTAGTAGTTTCTCTACCTCATTGCAAAATTATTGCACTACGttattatttcttttccatctGCTCGCACACTTATATTAAGAAGTGGTAGTTTGCGTTTTGGGGTTTTCATGTCACAGTGGGCTACTTCACTTCAGACTGAACTCAAATAGTGATGACGTATTCATATTACACCGATGTTTAGAGTGATAAAAATCATCACTTACGACTACGCTTACTGTTTACTTTTGTCGTTGGACAGAGTTATACATATTAACATTAATTGAGAGAGGAAGAGTATGGGAAGTAGAGGAGATAGAAACTGAGTGCAAGTagtgagagtgaaccgtaaaagttatccaataaagcgaaaaagtgataagtgaattgaACAAGTAATAGGAAGTAAGTATTACAGACATTAGAACACTGGAACAATAAACgacacaaataatataatacggtaatgtagatgagaaagtagaaaaattagtgaatactagtcagaaataaaaaggttttaagataaacagaaaattagggataacagtaatgaaagatgacaatgatagtagtagagatggaggAGCAGATTACAGCCGAGAATGTTTGTACACATGAGTAAGGCAGAGAGTATTGCATAGTATTAGGGAATGAGATTCAGGGCAGATAAAGACGATGaagagttgaaaatactgtacatcagagaggatggaggaagaaatagGGTTTAACTTTAGGTCATTGGAAGATATGgggagatataataataataataataataataataataataataataataataataataataatgttttattttcgctggcagagttaaggccataaggccttctcttccactcaaccagccttaatcaatacaatacatatttaaattacgaatatttacattacacttaaaaggttctccagcaatattcttcagttaagttaacgactaggacactacatatttatttaaatttagataaaactataaggtaaagtagtaacttaatttatgagctaatttaattcaatcaattatgatTAATTCgaggtttgagatagctagtaaaatgatgaaaattaatttaatataagcttactagaactatgttacagggagaaaaaaaaaaaatatatatatatatatatatatatatatatatatatataaatctaaaatatatttctataaagggaatattaatgtaattgccattagaggttttgtaaatctatttagggaaattaatgataataataggattggacagatattagtttcattataatatgtaattaatattaatcagcaattaatttgttaagtaagaatttatgtaattttgacctaaatgaagttattgtccaacaaccccttacatcacttggtagcgagttccaatttctagcaactgaaactgtataagatgaagaatataaagatgtcttgtggtagggtataatgagtaaattgttctgatgagatcttgtacttagctgatgatatgcggacaaattttgaaaacgagaagccaaatggATTGggatagcggtgcgcagaatttgaaataagagaacaagagatatagatgataggagaaatatatTAGGATATGTGATTGAATGTAATGAAGTGTAGTGATGgactgtatgcagaaatgtgagggaaaccactacctgaaagccgtatgatgataaaaagtatgaatatgaatattaacATGTAGTACTGTATGTGACCGAACAACTAAACCTACAGTTTCTTGTGCTTAAGGAAGTAGTTAATGCTGCCAGTTGCGTAAATAACCGCTAATATTATATTCAGTCTATCTCCATCCCCTCACAAATGCTGATACATTACGAAAAGTAAGCAGAGAATCGCAAATTCGTCGGAAAGAGACTACACAGTGAACACAGAGAGCAGGAAAGAAAAAATGTGAGAAGTGGAGGAAAAATGAAAGACATGACGAAAGCTCAAAACAAATACAGATAAAGCAAAgtcattttaatttacttataaaCTGTAATGAGAAAGCACTTCAATGTATTACACTATTTTAAAGCAGGCCTACAGATAacataataatagtttttaacaTTATCTTTACGAAACTGGGCATTCAAGGCTTAAGAAATTCATTGTCTGTACAGATCTCGATTTGGTTAAGTCATGCGAACCGAGAATGTATACAAGAGAGAGCAGAAATAAAGAGACACTTAAATGCCCACATGTTAATAGGAAAACACAAACAGCTGTATAAAGTGACTCACTCACCACAGAGCATTGTTCGCGAGAACACCGAGTTTGCTGTGGAAGCATTTATTTAAAATGGTTCTGCTACTGCAATATAGCGTGCTTAAGGCGATATTTTCGCGTGTGGAGAACTGACAAGATTCTTACGCGATAAACTACATTCAATCGGGCTTTGAGCTGCGTCAGTTATTaacaatttcttggcttaaaaatcgatgtgttaaattggaaaaatcatattaaagaaattacccccaaactaaattcagcttgttttgctattagatctatgcaaaagatagtaaatatcaataccttaaaaacaatatactttgcatacttccactcggtaatgagttttggaataatattctggagaaattccacagatagtaacaatatatttctattacaaaaaagagtaattagaataatagtaggtgccaaatcgtgtagggaatcgtgtaggactattttaaaaaactacacataatgcccatggcttgtcagtatatcttttcattaatagtcttcctcgtatgtaatcgtgaaaactttgtaactaattcaacagttcatagcataaatacacgtcaaaaaaatgacttttataCTACATTggaaagtctatcgtgctatcaaaaaggagtgcgttatatggcagtaaaaatttttaatagccttcctatcgatataaaaaatgaaactctaaacataaaattatttagggccaaattaaagaagtacctaatttctcacgccttctattctgtaggtgaattcatgacattcaataacgcttcatgaaattgatactaaaactttgtgttgtactagtagacaatattgtaaatctcgtctgcatatatttcatctagactgtgactataaattaacactttataacagtatttagttttttgacttgttccatattctagctgtaagcatgtatgaataccatggaatgttaataaatacaatacaatacaacaagaAACCTCCtgatcatcagggaaaggatttatatgtaaatacatatttacttataaagctaatataatttatattttgcattatctttatgtttcacaatgtgtagggttgaaaaatcctacttttattttccatatttttccatattttagagtttagtacatattttcgttaatttccatatattttccatatttcatataaaacagtccatattatattaggtttaacaataaaacaaaacaaaattccattaacttttaaaaatacatttcaacaatagagatttaaacacatgttcagtaatccctttaacatcagagttatttgaaaattagcagtcctatcaacaatgggaaagtaagttacaaaactgtattaatttaatttaaaatttttaacagacttcagttgtgcagctcaacagttaaatgccagtcagagtacacataggttcagttttgtaaatcatactataaagacggtaaatatgccaaaagtacgtcattcagtcaatttaaaatcaaaactaacaagttacatttcagaatttaaagaagatggtttatcaactgacaataaaatattattttgtaatttgtgtcagtgtgcagtatcatctacacaaaagttcctggtgcaacaacacattacaactagtaaacatcaggccaacaaacaactaaattccaagcagagacaattgtttttaacacaaccaacaacatcgaatgtaagatctgagtttaacatcgacctgtgccgttctctcatctctgctgatattcctctctacaaactaaagaataaggtcttcagggaattccttgaaaaatatactcaacatacaatcccggatgagtcaacacttaggaagacgtatgctccatccatctacgatgagacaatacagaagataagagatgaaattaaagatagttcaatttgggtttccattgatgagactcccgacaaagaaggtagacttgttggtaatgtagttatcggtttgttaagtgaacaatattctgaacgaattcttttacattgtgatgttctagaaaagtgcaataacaaaactatagttaaactgttcaacgaagctatgggtatcctgtggccaaagggtattatgtacgataatgtgttattctttattagcgatgctgccccttatatggtcaaagctggacaagcattatctgttgtatatcctaaattgactcattttacttgtgtggcgcatgcatttcatcgtgtggcagaagtggtcagagacaatttccctaaagtagatttgttgatttcatcagtgaaaaaagtatttctcaaagctcccagtagagttaacgtgttgaaagaaatgtaccctgaaattccattgccaccaaagccaattttaactagatggggtacatggctagaagcagttga
Proteins encoded in this window:
- the LOC138693082 gene encoding zinc finger protein ZFP2-like isoform X1, coding for MPCCCAVNCSQRSEKNVRLFLLPQGDINKERRKKWIKNIKRKGCLPKRAYVCEKHFTYDMFENNRADGRRLLRWDAVPTIFSYKNIPKSRKEPEKGIVNESEIVMDAIKMEPEVDPLAIQTSNNTDWKEKKFSSEEFNSLNLQSIKIKEENEDHISGVTSEIKFEESSVPFNLSLVKCEVEEELCDLDTIREVQDMKVEAEEKKVSTGSVADGMVSGCGGIAHELQLALYQRPNASISSQQRAQNRTDMNQVTQNASEMCSSFSSALKKCIPKHTGRKEFKCDECGKCLSHKRNLKYHVLNHIGKTLYKCNICGKSLSRQGNLVSHQRIHSREKPFKCDVCGKCFSRMCSLTRHERQHTVEKPYKCQDCGKSYSQSCHLVAHERQHTGEKPYTCDICGKSFSQSSHLMTHERQHTGVKPYKCHVCGKSFSHSNSVIRHERQHTGDKPYKCNVCGKLFSDSGNVIKHERTHSGEKPFKCDVCGKCFSCTSSLRKHLRVHSGEGNAKSVETVACNSILLNAANVRFAPASNSENVPN